The Lewinellaceae bacterium genome includes a region encoding these proteins:
- a CDS encoding response regulator transcription factor, translated as MKSHFNCIIIEDVAMQRENLANMLSTRLDLKVIEQFESADTAYEFLCSQENNRPDIMFLDIQLAEFNGLDLLKAIQKLNQKPKVIITTAHPQYAVPSYDYNVSGYVLKPLEMDKLNQAIDKVIGQLQQTGDSGISASISPKQEVRPYIPVKEGNKIINVFYDEIIYLEGANVNVNVITPVEVLLTRDTLKNMAELLNPSSFVRVHDSFIINMDYLKSYAKNLSSLDLQYPGQAQKHPIPIGKKYREMFRERILKNE; from the coding sequence ATGAAAAGTCATTTTAACTGCATCATCATAGAAGATGTGGCTATGCAAAGAGAAAACCTTGCCAATATGCTGTCCACACGGCTCGATCTGAAAGTCATTGAGCAATTTGAAAGCGCGGATACCGCCTACGAATTTCTCTGTTCGCAGGAAAATAATAGGCCTGATATAATGTTCCTCGATATCCAGCTTGCTGAATTCAACGGGCTTGACCTCCTCAAGGCCATCCAGAAACTGAATCAAAAGCCGAAGGTCATCATCACCACCGCCCATCCTCAATACGCCGTTCCAAGTTACGACTACAATGTCAGCGGTTATGTGTTGAAGCCCTTGGAAATGGATAAACTGAACCAGGCAATCGATAAGGTAATCGGGCAGCTTCAGCAGACCGGTGATTCAGGTATTTCGGCATCAATTTCACCAAAACAAGAGGTTCGGCCCTATATTCCCGTAAAGGAAGGCAATAAGATTATCAATGTTTTTTACGATGAGATCATTTACCTGGAAGGAGCCAATGTAAACGTAAATGTAATCACCCCGGTCGAGGTTCTTCTCACCCGGGACACGCTGAAAAACATGGCTGAATTGCTGAATCCATCCTCCTTCGTAAGGGTTCATGACAGTTTTATCATCAATATGGATTATTTAAAAAGTTATGCCAAAAACCTTTCATCACTTGATCTGCAATATCCCGGACAGGCGCAAAAACACCCCATCCCCATAGGGAAAAAATACAGAGAGATGTTTAGGGAACGAATTCTTAAAAATGAGTAA
- a CDS encoding histidine kinase, giving the protein MTTMSKMITKRQARFFQLMKKDIVQHLSFGLGVFIIVFCIFSIIAWQQGAMGRSSIIEAFNIPSKIDIYSKIFVETLFYNLILAIPVYFNFFLVFKGQFQQIFKIKLINEAQLKGWGFYLFLAASAFTAFIFGWSLTPGFDLVSRIVDPQWFVNSIVILLLILCTSGISFIKDSMERMRAIERRERIQTKRELNFIKKQIRPHFLFNTLANLQILAKQKSEALPDLMAQLSKLLRYLLYGTHEAFVPVEQEIDFIKSYVALEKLQLPSKTDFSLEITGDNTVGQVIAPMLLLTFIENCFKHYNKKERSEKFIRISIGIEANLLTLSTANTFKVNAQNEHNIIQNRYGGLGLKNARENLNLIYKDQYDLEIFLEGDVYFTKLKVPLHEKSF; this is encoded by the coding sequence ATGACAACTATGAGTAAAATGATCACCAAAAGGCAGGCACGCTTTTTTCAATTGATGAAAAAAGATATCGTACAACACCTGAGCTTTGGCCTGGGGGTATTTATTATTGTCTTTTGTATATTTTCCATCATTGCCTGGCAACAGGGAGCCATGGGAAGAAGTTCCATCATCGAGGCGTTCAATATTCCCAGCAAAATTGACATCTACTCCAAAATTTTTGTGGAGACCCTGTTTTACAACCTCATCCTGGCCATTCCCGTTTATTTCAATTTTTTCCTTGTTTTCAAAGGCCAGTTCCAACAAATATTTAAGATCAAACTCATCAACGAAGCCCAGCTTAAAGGGTGGGGATTTTATCTCTTTCTGGCAGCGAGTGCCTTTACCGCTTTTATTTTCGGCTGGAGCCTCACTCCGGGTTTTGACCTGGTGAGCAGAATAGTGGATCCCCAATGGTTTGTCAACTCCATCGTAATTTTATTACTTATTCTTTGCACTTCCGGCATTTCGTTTATTAAGGATTCCATGGAGCGTATGAGGGCAATAGAACGAAGGGAAAGAATTCAGACAAAACGTGAATTAAATTTCATAAAAAAGCAAATTCGTCCTCACTTTTTGTTCAATACCCTGGCCAACCTACAGATATTGGCCAAACAAAAATCAGAAGCCCTTCCTGACCTGATGGCCCAGTTGTCAAAACTCCTGAGATATTTGCTCTACGGCACCCATGAGGCTTTCGTGCCTGTAGAACAGGAAATAGATTTCATAAAAAGTTATGTCGCTCTCGAAAAACTTCAGCTGCCTTCCAAAACAGATTTTTCCCTTGAAATAACCGGCGACAATACCGTTGGTCAGGTCATTGCGCCCATGCTTTTGCTTACCTTTATTGAAAATTGCTTTAAACATTACAACAAAAAAGAAAGATCGGAAAAATTCATTCGGATATCCATCGGAATTGAAGCGAACTTACTCACCCTTTCTACCGCCAACACTTTTAAAGTCAATGCCCAAAACGAACATAACATTATTCAAAATCGTTACGGTGGATTAGGATTGAAAAATGCACGGGAGAACCTCAACCTCATCTATAAAGATCAATACGACCTGGAAATATTTTTGGAAGGAGACGTATATTTCACCAAATTAAAAGTTCCACTCCATGAAAAGTCATTTTAA
- the alaS gene encoding alanine--tRNA ligase, with the protein MTSQEIRKTFLDFFKSKGHKIVPSSPIVNKDDPTLMFINAGMNQFKDFFLGNQTPDVPRIADTQKCLRVSGKHNDLEEVGRDSYHHTMFEMLGNWSFGEYFKKEAIAWAWELLTEVYKLDKNRLYVSVFKGEPSENLEPDEEAADIWAQYVSRDRILYFDKKDNFWEMGDSGPCGPCSEIHIDLRSEEERARIAGKDLVNADDPLVVEIWNLVFIQFNRKADGSLEELPAKHVDTGMGFERLCMAVQGKKSNYETDVFTPFIEYIEKVSGKKYTNRYENAATSDIAMRVVSDHIRAVAFAIADGQLPSNTGAGYVIRRILRRAVRYYFSFLDINEPFLHTLIPLLAERFKEIFPELMAQKDQVAKIIEGEEKSFLNTLAKGLKRLDSIDTSDGKINGEEAFELYDTFGFPIDLTRLIAEEKGLTIDEAGFETAMAAQKERARSAAQKQVGDWYVLDDGESSTFVGYDQLQVHNASVLKYRTVKLKKGNQYQIVLNTTPFYAESGGQAGDSGWLTFGDEKIKVIDTQRENDLSIHIVEKLPADLEAEVLAQVDPGVRNATENNHTATHLMHAALHRILGNNALQKGQSVDADKLRFDFSHFQKVTEEELAAIEQMVNEKIREDIKLEEERNMPIEEAKALGAMMLFGEKYGENVRVITFDKNFSRELCGGTHVTSTGKIGQFKILSEGAVAAGIRRIEAITADKAEAFVNDELNELKAVRALLKSSGETARHVEALQEENKKLKKELEKLVAAQASGLKDNLKSIIEKVNGINFIAAKLPITDANAVKTLAFQLEKELGNAVIAFGAIVNGNPQLTLMISNEVVASHGLDAGKMIREAAKAIQGGGGGQPHFATAGGKNPEGLDEALAKTRELLG; encoded by the coding sequence ATGACTTCACAGGAGATACGTAAGACTTTTTTAGACTTTTTTAAGAGCAAGGGACACAAGATCGTGCCCTCATCCCCCATTGTGAACAAGGATGACCCTACATTGATGTTTATCAATGCGGGCATGAACCAGTTTAAGGATTTTTTCCTCGGCAATCAAACTCCAGACGTGCCCCGGATAGCGGACACCCAAAAATGTCTCCGGGTATCCGGAAAGCATAACGACCTCGAAGAAGTAGGCCGGGACAGTTACCACCATACCATGTTTGAAATGCTGGGCAACTGGTCCTTTGGTGAATATTTCAAGAAAGAAGCCATTGCCTGGGCCTGGGAATTGCTCACCGAGGTTTATAAACTGGATAAAAATCGCCTTTACGTTTCTGTTTTTAAGGGCGAACCTTCCGAAAATCTGGAACCTGATGAAGAGGCTGCTGATATTTGGGCTCAATACGTTTCCCGGGATCGAATCCTGTACTTCGACAAAAAAGATAACTTTTGGGAAATGGGAGACAGCGGTCCTTGCGGCCCGTGTTCGGAGATCCATATCGACCTGAGGAGTGAGGAGGAAAGAGCCAGGATTGCGGGCAAGGACCTCGTCAATGCCGATGACCCGCTGGTGGTGGAAATATGGAACCTTGTATTCATACAATTCAACCGGAAGGCAGACGGCAGCCTCGAGGAACTCCCCGCCAAACACGTAGATACCGGAATGGGATTCGAGCGTCTTTGTATGGCCGTGCAAGGGAAAAAGTCAAATTACGAAACGGATGTTTTCACCCCTTTTATTGAATACATAGAAAAAGTATCCGGTAAAAAATATACCAACCGCTACGAAAACGCTGCCACTTCGGACATTGCCATGCGGGTGGTTTCTGACCATATCCGTGCCGTGGCTTTTGCCATTGCTGACGGTCAGTTGCCGTCCAATACGGGAGCCGGATACGTCATCCGGAGAATTCTCCGCCGCGCTGTACGATACTATTTTTCATTTCTCGATATAAACGAGCCGTTTTTACATACCCTCATTCCACTGCTCGCTGAGCGGTTTAAGGAAATTTTTCCGGAATTGATGGCCCAAAAAGACCAGGTCGCGAAAATCATTGAAGGGGAAGAAAAATCCTTCCTCAACACCTTGGCTAAAGGATTAAAACGTTTAGACTCCATTGACACCTCCGATGGGAAGATCAACGGTGAGGAGGCTTTTGAGTTGTACGATACTTTTGGATTCCCGATCGACCTCACCCGACTTATAGCTGAAGAAAAGGGGCTGACCATAGATGAAGCTGGTTTTGAAACGGCAATGGCTGCTCAGAAGGAACGCGCCAGAAGCGCTGCTCAAAAACAGGTAGGTGACTGGTACGTATTGGACGACGGAGAATCTTCAACTTTTGTCGGTTATGACCAATTGCAGGTACATAATGCCAGTGTCCTGAAATACAGAACCGTAAAACTAAAAAAAGGTAACCAATACCAGATCGTGCTGAACACCACTCCTTTTTATGCCGAAAGCGGAGGGCAGGCCGGTGATTCAGGTTGGCTGACTTTTGGTGATGAAAAGATAAAAGTAATTGACACACAAAGGGAAAACGATCTTAGCATTCATATAGTGGAAAAACTGCCGGCCGACCTGGAAGCAGAAGTTTTGGCCCAGGTGGATCCTGGGGTTCGCAATGCTACCGAAAACAACCATACAGCCACACACCTTATGCATGCTGCCCTGCATAGGATTTTGGGGAATAATGCCCTGCAAAAAGGACAAAGTGTTGACGCTGATAAATTACGCTTTGACTTTTCCCATTTCCAGAAAGTTACCGAAGAGGAACTCGCTGCCATTGAGCAAATGGTCAACGAAAAGATCCGTGAGGATATCAAACTGGAAGAAGAGAGAAACATGCCCATAGAGGAGGCGAAAGCTTTGGGGGCGATGATGTTATTTGGCGAAAAATATGGTGAAAATGTTCGCGTGATCACTTTTGACAAAAATTTCTCCAGGGAATTATGCGGTGGGACTCACGTTACTTCAACGGGTAAAATTGGACAGTTCAAGATATTGTCAGAAGGAGCCGTTGCCGCCGGGATTCGTCGAATAGAAGCCATTACAGCCGACAAAGCGGAAGCTTTTGTGAACGACGAATTAAATGAACTCAAAGCCGTCCGGGCTTTATTGAAAAGTTCGGGAGAAACAGCCAGGCACGTTGAGGCGTTACAGGAAGAAAACAAAAAGCTGAAAAAGGAACTGGAAAAACTTGTGGCGGCCCAGGCCAGCGGACTGAAGGATAATTTAAAGAGCATCATCGAAAAGGTGAACGGCATCAACTTCATCGCCGCCAAATTGCCCATCACGGATGCTAATGCCGTCAAGACCCTGGCCTTCCAACTGGAAAAAGAACTGGGCAACGCGGTTATCGCTTTTGGAGCTATAGTCAATGGCAACCCTCAGCTGACCCTGATGATCAGCAATGAAGTGGTAGCAAGCCACGGACTCGATGCCGGAAAGATGATTCGCGAGGCAGCAAAAGCCATCCAGGGCGGTGGCGGCGGCCAGCCACACTTTGCCACTGCCGGCGGAAAAAATCCTGAAGGGCTTGACGAAGCACTGGCCAAAACGAGAGAACTGCTGGGGTAA
- a CDS encoding alpha/beta fold hydrolase: MNSKKIILLTLIHFFVCLKGIKGQAIVEGNGVYYPYLHPVEYEQVVYKSAYQIDEIGLGILENLALRIYYPADLEPDEKRPLVVLIHGGGFIGGNFSSFFDEAEWLAQLGYVAVSVQYRLCKRNDCLIAGALTFPCNVSWGNSLVPSSYVAAVDVQDAINWLIDHSDIYPIDPDKIAVGGHSAGAFTALNVAYMDQEEANEICAGCGTWPDYLEGNLEDIPGIKSVFSLSGAMYDTTWIDPEETHIDLMAIHGTDDGVVYYGAEPVYPCCNTYGIPVFGACPLVQRQQNLGGDSYLLTGTGFGHDVFEPEWWPRIQEQVLWFLGKSLFGEAPIQKHVEMIRSSPVANCPAPLQPIVPAVLCGPELSEPFPVFFEFPNATTEVDLENNLRLYPNPASDILFIEFDFHKTDSEKGITFEVFNTLGQRVTRHEIFDIFGTLSWPVGHLESGLYWLKVNISEGHFGWKRFVVVQ; encoded by the coding sequence ATGAATTCGAAAAAAATAATACTGCTGACTTTAATCCATTTTTTTGTTTGCCTTAAGGGTATCAAAGGACAGGCCATCGTGGAGGGAAACGGAGTATATTATCCGTACCTCCATCCCGTCGAATATGAGCAGGTTGTTTATAAATCAGCCTACCAGATCGATGAAATTGGATTGGGGATTTTGGAAAACCTGGCCCTAAGAATTTATTATCCTGCTGATCTTGAACCGGACGAAAAAAGGCCCCTGGTGGTGCTGATTCACGGAGGAGGATTCATAGGGGGCAACTTTTCCAGTTTTTTTGATGAAGCGGAATGGCTGGCCCAATTGGGATATGTGGCGGTTTCCGTTCAATACAGGTTATGTAAAAGAAATGATTGCCTGATAGCCGGAGCCCTGACTTTTCCCTGTAATGTCTCCTGGGGCAATTCCCTGGTTCCTTCCTCATACGTTGCCGCGGTGGATGTACAGGATGCCATCAACTGGCTGATAGATCATAGTGATATTTATCCTATTGACCCGGACAAAATTGCAGTGGGCGGGCACAGCGCCGGAGCCTTCACAGCCCTTAATGTCGCCTACATGGACCAGGAAGAAGCCAATGAAATTTGCGCGGGTTGCGGTACCTGGCCAGATTACCTGGAGGGTAATTTAGAGGATATCCCAGGGATCAAATCGGTATTTAGCCTGTCGGGAGCCATGTATGATACCACCTGGATCGACCCGGAAGAAACTCACATTGATCTCATGGCCATCCATGGAACGGATGATGGGGTGGTGTACTACGGAGCTGAGCCGGTTTATCCCTGCTGTAATACTTACGGGATTCCGGTATTCGGTGCTTGTCCTTTGGTTCAACGTCAGCAAAATTTAGGGGGTGACAGCTATCTTTTAACCGGTACCGGTTTTGGACACGATGTATTTGAACCTGAATGGTGGCCGCGTATCCAGGAACAGGTATTGTGGTTTTTAGGGAAGAGTTTATTCGGGGAAGCTCCCATTCAAAAGCATGTGGAAATGATCCGGTCAAGCCCTGTGGCCAATTGCCCTGCTCCCCTCCAGCCCATTGTACCCGCGGTTTTGTGCGGGCCTGAGTTGTCGGAACCTTTTCCTGTTTTTTTTGAATTTCCCAATGCAACGACAGAGGTGGATTTGGAAAATAATCTTCGACTTTACCCGAACCCGGCAAGTGATATTTTGTTTATCGAATTTGATTTTCACAAAACAGATAGTGAAAAAGGAATCACTTTTGAAGTTTTTAATACTTTAGGCCAAAGGGTAACCAGGCATGAAATTTTCGATATTTTCGGAACACTGTCATGGCCGGTTGGCCACCTGGAAAGTGGTTTGTATTGGCTGAAGGTCAATATTTCAGAGGGACATTTCGGATGGAAGCGGTTCGTGGTAGTGCAATAA
- a CDS encoding T9SS type A sorting domain-containing protein gives MKNLYPLLSSLFFFIFLINPLGANTPLFTLSSTEICGGEAITVNPLFATFDDYFWDFGNGSTSTEINPGNVTYAEPGVYNITLQASDAAGMLVINNVTVNSIPGTWGQGLFDPLPDLYLVIRDSQGNFICSTPAGNYNFSVPHTFQMNAILEPQNYTLAVWEYDLFGGDDYLGTVAFSGSGTYNDINTGMQLSINAAIINEFTYSQSITVSAVFGGTTEVTLCQGASYALPDGTVVNESGTYSTTSTNALGCDSTFITQVTFLESASEFVFDYICSGEIYTLPDGQEVTVSGVYETNFTAVSGCDSTIVTNLSVSDPGTTTLMAKVCKGDSYELPDGNMVQGASTYTVFIPNNLGCDSTVIVELDEYGEMILEDTIIIANTGNANGSVSLQVTGGNPPYEYLWDNGSDDPVLTGLVGGTYTVTVTDECLTFMVFTFEVPEEVVSVFETIEDIRFKVYPNPFNQYLKIDINDGWVTDGVEMQIFTTQGQLISKRFLSNSFEEINMETLPSGLYLLRFMSSGKLAGSVSVVKE, from the coding sequence ATGAAAAATCTTTATCCACTACTCTCAAGCCTTTTCTTTTTCATTTTTTTGATTAATCCATTAGGCGCAAATACCCCATTATTTACCCTTTCTTCCACCGAAATTTGTGGGGGTGAAGCCATCACCGTTAATCCTCTTTTTGCGACCTTCGACGACTACTTTTGGGATTTCGGAAATGGCAGCACCAGCACGGAGATCAATCCTGGCAATGTCACCTATGCCGAACCCGGTGTTTATAATATTACCTTACAGGCAAGTGATGCGGCAGGAATGCTGGTCATTAACAATGTTACCGTAAATAGTATTCCGGGCACTTGGGGGCAGGGATTGTTCGATCCCCTGCCAGACCTGTATCTGGTCATTCGTGATAGTCAGGGCAATTTCATTTGCTCTACACCAGCGGGCAATTATAACTTTAGCGTGCCCCACACTTTCCAAATGAATGCCATCCTGGAACCGCAGAATTACACGTTGGCCGTTTGGGAATATGACCTGTTTGGTGGGGATGATTATCTTGGAACTGTTGCATTTAGCGGAAGCGGAACCTATAATGATATCAATACGGGAATGCAACTTTCGATCAATGCTGCCATCATAAATGAATTTACCTATTCGCAAAGCATAACGGTATCCGCTGTTTTTGGCGGCACTACAGAAGTAACGCTTTGTCAGGGGGCATCCTATGCTCTGCCGGATGGTACGGTTGTGAATGAATCAGGAACCTATTCAACCACTTCCACCAATGCTCTTGGTTGCGACAGTACCTTTATTACTCAAGTTACTTTTCTGGAGTCTGCCAGTGAGTTCGTCTTCGATTATATATGTTCAGGAGAAATATACACCTTGCCCGATGGACAGGAAGTAACGGTTTCCGGAGTTTATGAGACTAATTTTACGGCTGTTTCCGGTTGTGACAGTACCATTGTCACTAACCTGAGTGTGTCTGATCCGGGCACAACAACGCTTATGGCAAAGGTATGTAAGGGAGACAGTTACGAACTTCCGGATGGTAATATGGTCCAGGGAGCCAGTACCTATACTGTTTTTATCCCTAATAACCTCGGATGTGATAGTACTGTTATCGTCGAATTGGACGAATACGGTGAGATGATCCTTGAGGATACTATCATTATTGCCAATACAGGAAATGCCAATGGTTCCGTTTCCCTTCAGGTGACCGGAGGAAATCCTCCGTATGAATATTTGTGGGATAACGGAAGCGACGATCCGGTTTTGACGGGATTAGTGGGAGGAACTTATACTGTTACGGTAACCGATGAATGTCTCACTTTTATGGTCTTCACCTTTGAGGTGCCAGAGGAGGTAGTTAGCGTATTTGAAACGATAGAAGATATTCGATTTAAGGTTTATCCCAATCCATTTAATCAGTATCTCAAAATTGATATCAATGATGGCTGGGTAACCGATGGAGTGGAAATGCAAATATTCACGACCCAGGGTCAATTGATCAGCAAGCGGTTCCTTTCCAACTCATTTGAAGAGATCAATATGGAAACCCTGCCTTCTGGTTTATATCTGCTGCGATTCATGTCTTCGGGGAAACTGGCCGGCTCTGTCAGCGTGGTTAAAGAATAA
- a CDS encoding DoxX family protein, whose amino-acid sequence MINLGKYIFALPIAIFGLFHFMNAKGMATMAPFGGEIMIYITGAALIAAAVSIFIGKMDKLASLLLALLLLIILLSVWLPGAIDGDQTATSMVLKDLGLTGAALMYAGMAKDKSVVG is encoded by the coding sequence ATTATTAACTTAGGTAAGTACATCTTTGCGCTTCCAATCGCTATTTTTGGCCTTTTTCATTTTATGAATGCAAAAGGAATGGCCACCATGGCTCCCTTTGGAGGTGAGATCATGATTTACATTACCGGAGCGGCATTAATTGCCGCAGCGGTGAGTATTTTCATTGGCAAGATGGACAAGCTGGCATCTTTATTACTCGCATTGTTGTTGCTCATCATTTTACTGTCGGTATGGCTACCGGGAGCTATAGATGGAGATCAGACCGCTACATCCATGGTGCTGAAAGATCTTGGACTTACGGGGGCTGCGCTCATGTATGCCGGTATGGCAAAGGACAAATCCGTTGTCGGGTAA